CTCGCATGACGGCTGAGATTGGCGCGATGCGGATCGCCGAGGAAATCGACGCAACCGAGGTAATGGGGCTGCGGCCCATACCATTTGTCGTGGGTACGCGTCTAGTTGGTGGGTTGCTGTGCGTCATTCCCGGATACGCGCTTACGCTGCTCACGTCGTTTCTAGTCCTCAACTGGGTAACGCTTTTCGCGTATCACGCACCTGGCGGTACATTCAACCACTACTTTGTCGAATTCTTGTCACCAACAGATTTGGTCTATTCGACGGCGAAAGCAGCCGTGTTTTGTGCGGGGGTAATAATAATTCACTGCTATTACGGATACTTCGCGTCGGGCGGTCCGGTGGGAGTCGGTCTAGCTTCCGGACGTGCAGTGCGAGCGAGTCTCGTAGCGGTGATGACGCTCGACTTCGTCATGACGGTGGCGTTGTGGGGCCTGAAACCAACGTTTGTCTTCAAGGGCTAGGCGGGCGATGACGATACTTCATGCTTCCGCAGAGTCGGAAACGCGGACCCTAACCAGGGTCGGGGCGATCGCGGTCCTGGCGCTCGTGATTACGACGACATTCTTGTTGCTGGCCAAACCATTTGATAGCCGACCGCGCAACGTCATCTCCGTCGTTATCGAGGCAGCGTATGTCGGTCACGGAGTCATCGCCGACACTCCCGTGATTATGCACGGGGTAAAGATCGGCCGTGTCGTATCCGTGGCGAACAACGCGGGAGGCGGTGTCCGGTTGCAGACAGACTTGCAGCGGGACCCGACACGCGGGCTTACCGACGCCATGGGAATTGACTACCGGCCATCAAACTATTTCGGCGTAACGGCAATCAATATCATACCCGTGCAAGGTGGTCGCCCGCTGAAAAGCGGCATGCAGATCAAGGTCAAACCTGAAGGCAACTTCTCCCTTCAGGCATTGCTTTACCGCCTCGGGGAACTATCCAATGGCGTGTTCAATCAGCGCCTCATCAGCGTCATTGAGCGCTCGACCCGATACGTGGATGGCCTCAACCCTCTCCTCGAGACCGCGCTCATCGTAGGTAATTCGATCGCGAAGGTGCAGACAGTCAGTAGCGAGCAACTCTTGCGAAATGCGACTGGCATTAGCGTAGCGTTTCCTGGTTTTCTCAGCGCGATAATTGGCACCGGTAAGGATATCTATCACACCGGATATGCGGGTTTTAATCTAGAAGCAGTGAAAAAGAGGAACAGATACTATCCAACATGGGATGAGAATCGAAAAAGACACCTCGAAGAGATGTATCGGATGTTTACGGAAAATCTGAGTAATGACAAATGGTTTGAGTATTCTCACGATCAGATATTGAACATTGCAAAAACGGATCTATTTCTTCGAGTGGGGTATCTGGAGGGATCCCATATTAATGAGTTATTTCCCGTGCTTGAAAGTGTAAGGACCCTGGCCGACACGGTACCGAAAATCCTCAGTCCGGACAGTTTTGCTTACACGATCACGGAAATGCGTCGACGATTGGAGCGCATGTACGAAGGGTCGGGTGAGCAGCGCGCACTGCAGGTGCGGCTCATCTTGGACCGTGTTCCCGGGGTTGCCGCGCCTCTTGGCCTCGCGACGGGCAGTCATCAATGAAAGCTAGGTCCGCGCTCTGGCGATTCGTCCTCGCCTCGATCGTCAGTTCCCTACTGCTGTTCGTGATCGCGAATGCAATCAAGCAACCCGTCGACGCAACAACACGTACCTACAAGGCGGAATTCACCGATGTCTCGGGTCTGAGCGATGGAGCCGATGTGCGGGTCCGCGGCGTGGCCGTAGGAAAAGTCGAAGCCATCGAACTTAAACGATCAGGCGGCCGCAGTATCGCGTTAGTGCGTCTCACCATGGACAAGAGATTTAGCATCGTGCCGGTAAGTCGACTGGCAGTTAGATACCAAGCGTTGACGGGCCTGCGTTATATCGATGTGCGAAACGCCAGCGAAGGAAACTCGGGCGGAAATCTGGTAACCAATGTGCCGACCACAATGACGCAGCCCTCATTTGACATAACTGTGCTATTTAACGGGCTGCAGCCAGTTCTCGCCACGCTGAGCCCAGAGGAGATCAACAGTTTCACCGAGAATGCGTTGGCATTTCTCCAAGGCGATGGCAACGGACTCGGACCCATGCTCGATAGCATCAACAAACTATCCGCACTCGTTACTAATCGGCAGGAAGTCGTTTCCACAATCGTGAGGAACCTCGCGTCCCTGGCTGAAGACACGCAAGGTCGATCTCAATATCTAACCAAAATTTTGGATGAAGTTGAGTTGCCCATTAATCAGGTGCTACAAGTAGTGGACGAGTTCCGCAAGGCTCAAATATCCGGCCCGGCTTTCACCCGAGTGGTGATGCGTCTACTTGCGGCAATAGGAGTCAGGCCCGGGATCGACGCCAACACGGCGCTTGATCGAGCTTTCACAAACGTCTACACCAGCATCGAGGCGCTCAAGCGAACGCCAGTGATATGGGACAACATCCCACCGCCACCTGAGAACGGTGCACCCGTGCCCTGTTCTCACGGACGGGCACAACTGCCCGAAGCCATGGATGTACTGATACAAGGTCAACGGGTGGTGCTGTGCCAGAAATAACGCAGAGCCCAAGGTTATTGGGAGCAATCACCCTTGCCATCGTCGTCGTTGCAGCCGCGGTCGTGGGCTACGTCTACGTCCGGCCGCCGAACCACCAGATCATTTCGTTTTATACGGACGACGCGGCATCGATCCGCCCTCAAGATACCGTCCGGATTGCCGGCATCGTGGTGGGAACCGTCGAGGGCCTGTCGCTCGAGGCCAACCACGTGCGGGTGCGGGCCAGCGTGGACAAGAACGCATTCATCGGCGATCAATCTCAAGTCCAGGTCCGCATGCTCACCGTGATTGGTGGTTACTACATCACCGTCATTCCGCTCGGCAATGTGCCCCTCGGCGACCGCCCCATTCCCAAGGAGCGAGTAACTACGCCCTACACATTGATACAAGCCCTTACGGGTACAACGAAGATAACCGAAAACGTCGCACCGAAGCCGATCGAGGAGAATATCGACCAGTTGCAGCAGGGTCTGCGTGGCACCAATGTCGACTCCGTCGCGTCAGTCCTCAATGCCGGCAACGCAATCACCAGCATGCTCGAGAGGCAACGCGGGCAAATCACCGAGATTCTGCAGCTCACGGATGAGTACATTGACAGGCTGACCAAATACCGCGAACGGCTGCAAGAATATATTCGCAAAATAGCCATTCTCGAACAGGCGCTGGTTCTGGAAGGCAAAGCTTTTGCAGACTCGATCTTAGGAATCGGGGGAGTGCTCGAGATGCTGAAGCCGGTGGTCGACCTGTATGACACGCATCGTCAAGATTTCGTCGAAAAGATCCGATCCCTTCTAGGAGAATTTCGCACAATAGTTTCACGGAATGGGCTGGTCGTACGGCTACTTGGTCGAGTACACGACAGGATGGAGCGTGCATTAGATAGACAGAACAACTTCGTTCGCCCCGAGCTGCTGGCGACAGACATCTGCATCCCGACGCACGGGAGCCCGTGCTGATGTTTGGCATCTCAACGGCTTATGCGCGAAAGGCTATTGGGTGCATTGCCGTCGCGGTGGTAGCCGCTTGCGGCACCTCATGCGGGGCCGAGCCGCGGCGTCACGCTATTCAATACTGCGCAATCATGTCGGACAGTGTCGGACTCTACACCGGAAATCCCGTAACCCAGATGGGTTACAAGATCGGCACCGTCGACAAAATTACCCCTGAAGAAACGGGTGTTCAGGTCGCATTTTCGATAAACGTAGACCGGCCGATACCGCGCGATGTCATGGCAGTGACGCGGTCGACATCAATTCTTGCCGATCGTGCGCTCGAACTCCTGGGGAACTACTCCTCAGGTCCGCGACTGGCGGCACATGAGTGCATACCCCGCAGTCGGACGGCCACGCCGCTGAGCATCTCGCAGGTGATCGGAGCGGCAACAAACTTCGTCAACGGTGTTAACCCGCACGGTTCCACCAACATCCAAGATGCACTCCGCGGTGTCGATGAGGCAGCTAAGGGCAACGGGGCGAATCTAAACAAGTTACTGATCACGTCGTCGTCCCTTCTGGATAATCCCGACCAAGCGATTGCAGACGTCGGCTCGATCGTGCGAAACGTAGTCCAGTTGACAGAAATGTTGAAGCAATCCCGGCCTCCGCTGAAAGAGATACTGCTCGAACTAAAAGAAACCACTCCGTATCTGGTGAACACCCTCGCTGGTACATCCGGTCTCGTCGAGCCAATCGGCGATCTCGTCTTCCTGGCCTCCCAACTGGAAGTCGAACTCGGTGACGAGATCCAACTCGGACTAGACACCGCCGGAGACGCGCTACGACACTTAAGCCCGCACTACAAGGGCATCGCGAACCTTCTCAACCCGGTTCCGAGATTCATCAATACCTTTTCGTCTTATGTCAACAATCATGAGTTCGATGCGATCGCGTGGAGCCCACCGATATTTCGTATCAGCACTCCGAACGGACTGGCCCTGTGTGGGGCGATGAATGCATCGATGCCGGGCAGTTGCGCGGATGTTAACGGCCAACCACATGCCGTGGACGTCGCGCTCCTGCAGTACGTGTTAACGGAGGTTCAGAGACGATGAGAAGCAGAGCCCGCTCAGCGCTAGCAATGGCAGTCGCGGCCGTACTGCTGTTGTCGTCATGCGCCTCGCTCAACGTTAATGCGATACCGATTCCCGGCAACAGCTACAGCCACGGATACGACATCATTATCGAATTCGAGAACATCCTCAATTTGCCTGACCGCGCAAAGGTAGTGATGGACGGCACCAAAGTGGGTGTGGTTAAAGGCGTAGCCCTTACATCCCACGGGGTTGATGTCACAGCACGTATTGATAGCGGGGTCGCCGTTCCGTCGGACATCCATTCAGTGATGCAGCAGGCTACTGTCCTCGGCGACACCTACATTGCACTCGAAGCCGCACTGGATGCGTTACCCACTGCGCCACCGTTGAGGGCCGGTGGGCGGATCCCTGCCGCGCACACCACGTCTCCGCCGCAGCTGGAAGACACCCTTGCCAACATGGCAAATTTTGTCGGCAGCGGTGCGATTCAGCGAGCGCAAAACACGTTGATTAAGATCAATAGAATTACCCCGCCTCGACCGGAAATCCGTGCGATGGCGTCGCGTGTAGCGTTGGACTTATCTGACGTGTCAAAAAACATCGACGATGTCGACCTGTGGCTTAGGGGAGTGTCCGAAACCGCTAATGTGCTGGAAGCCAATGCTCCAGAGCTGGGGCGCTGGTTTACCCCGCAGGGTGTGACGGATTTTCATCACAACTTCATTCTGTCGCACTATCTCGCGCCGATTGTGCCAACGCTCGGGACGATCTACTACAACGGATACTGGCTCACGCCGGCACTAACGGCGCTTGCTGATTCCGCCGAAGCTTTCCAGCATTCTAAATGGGCTTTCGACGAAGAAGTGCCCCGCTGGCAGCATTTATTCACGGACTACTTCCTGCCGGAGCGGCGATATCCAGCGATCAACATCACGTCGATCAAGGGCCCGGACGGACGGGAACTATCTGGCAACATCCAAGAGGTCCTGCGGATGATCGGGGCGATGCCGTGACACGGAAATCGGCAACCGTCATTGCTTCATTCGCCGCGTTTATAGCGATGATCGCTGTGTTCGTGGCATACCTTGCTTCGCTGGGACTTCGTGTAGCCCCGCCGACGAACCGTACAACGCTCTCGATGGCGGTGGCCGACACAAATAACCTGGTCGCCGGTTCCAGTGTGTTGCTCCGCGGCGTGCCGGTCGGAAAGGTAACTTCTATCGACGCCTCGGTGGCAACCGCGAACGTCCACTTCTATGTCGCAGATCAATACAAAATCCCCGTCGACAGTGACGTCCGGCTTGAGAACCTCTCCGCGCTCGGCGAGTCCTACATTGAACTGGAGCCGCGAAGTTACGGCGGCCCCTTCTTTCGTGACGGGCAGCGTATTAAATCAGAGGCGGTAAAACAACCTCCCTCGATCACTGAACTTGCAACCAGTGTCGTGCGCGTCCTGAACCAGCTGGACCCCAAACAGCTTGGTCGCGTCGTCGGCGAGGCTGACGCGGCGCTCCCCGACCCCGCGGCGGTGCTGCCCAACCTGGCGCGCGCCAGTCTGTTAACCCGCAACACCGTCGCCGGTTTCAAGGGTCAGGGCGCAGAACTGCTCGACAATTTCCAGGTACTGCTACGCAATGCCGGCTTTGTGGGTCCCGCACTTGCCGAAGCGGCCCCGCCCGTGCGCGATCTCGGGCCGGTATTCAACATCGTTTGGAGCCACTCCCTCGAAGAGCTCTTGATGAGCATCTATCCCGCAACGGTTACGCAATTGGCCGACCTGGTCAGCCGGATTCAGAAGTTCTTGGACGACCGCGGGACCGACTTGAAGGTGTTAGGTGAAGCGACATCGTCGAACGTGGTGTTGATTGCGAACGCCTTGAAAAACTTGGACAGCAGCCAGATTCTGAGCAATCTGCTGGCGACGGTGCCCGAGGATGGCGCCGTCGAGCTGCATGTGCCGATTCCGTAAAATTAGAGAGGGCCAAAGAGGTGATGAAAACCAAGGAAGGTGTCAGCATGGCTGACGAGGGGGAAAGGCTCGAGCCAGCCGATCTGGAGGGCACTGCGTCGTCGGGAACGGTTGCAGAGCGGGAAAGCCGCGATGGCGGAAAGGCTGACATCACCAAGTCCGGTAATGCTGATGCAGCCACTGACGAGCCGGAAACCGTTGTCGTGCAGAACAAGTCCGATAGTGGAACGGCCAAAGCCACTGACTCCGCTGCCGCTGATGATGCCGCTGATGATTCTGCGGTCGACCGGAAGAAGGCCGGCAAGGCAGAGGCTCGGCGCATATCGGTGTCGGTTCGAACGCTGCTGGTGGCGACGCTGGTTTCCGCTCTGGTGGCGTCAGTGGGGGTATTGGTGTGGTTATATCTCGGCGAACGGGCAAAGCTCGACGAACAAGCACGGCAAGTCGCCAACAACAGCCACGCTGAGCGGATTGCACTCGACTACGCGGTTAACGCTGCAAAAATAGATGCCAGAGACCTGGACGTCTGGAAAAAGAACCTGGTGAAAGGCACAACGCCTGAGCTGAAGACTAAGCTCGATGAAGCCGGGAGGTCGATGGAGCAGATTTTGACTCCGCTGCAATGGAATTCAACCGCGATCCCGCTCGCCGCTAAGGTGCGGTCAAATGCCAACGGCATCTACATTGTCGATACCTTTGTAGGGGTTGAAACAAAGACAGTGCAAGCTCCAGACGGTCTGCAGTCGACCGCCACCTATGGCATTACCATTGACAGCAACCATGATTGGCAGATAAGTGATGTTGGCGGAATCGGTTCGGTCGTCGGGCAGAAGTAGAAATCGACGG
The nucleotide sequence above comes from Mycobacterium vicinigordonae. Encoded proteins:
- a CDS encoding MlaD family protein, translated to MIAVFVAYLASLGLRVAPPTNRTTLSMAVADTNNLVAGSSVLLRGVPVGKVTSIDASVATANVHFYVADQYKIPVDSDVRLENLSALGESYIELEPRSYGGPFFRDGQRIKSEAVKQPPSITELATSVVRVLNQLDPKQLGRVVGEADAALPDPAAVLPNLARASLLTRNTVAGFKGQGAELLDNFQVLLRNAGFVGPALAEAAPPVRDLGPVFNIVWSHSLEELLMSIYPATVTQLADLVSRIQKFLDDRGTDLKVLGEATSSNVVLIANALKNLDSSQILSNLLATVPEDGAVELHVPIP
- a CDS encoding MlaE family ABC transporter permease; the encoded protein is MGSQTAARDNAPSVYHHIWRKFSLALLGQFRRVGQWVVFIAQVIYLLPLTLRKYRKETLARMVDLAWGRGSLVVDGGVVSVLVILGLALGTMVSIEAWATLNIMGMGPLAGIIGSLGGGREMAPLVAGIAFAAQPGARMTAEIGAMRIAEEIDATEVMGLRPIPFVVGTRLVGGLLCVIPGYALTLLTSFLVLNWVTLFAYHAPGGTFNHYFVEFLSPTDLVYSTAKAAVFCAGVIIIHCYYGYFASGGPVGVGLASGRAVRASLVAVMTLDFVMTVALWGLKPTFVFKG
- a CDS encoding MlaD family protein, which translates into the protein MHPDAREPVLMFGISTAYARKAIGCIAVAVVAACGTSCGAEPRRHAIQYCAIMSDSVGLYTGNPVTQMGYKIGTVDKITPEETGVQVAFSINVDRPIPRDVMAVTRSTSILADRALELLGNYSSGPRLAAHECIPRSRTATPLSISQVIGAATNFVNGVNPHGSTNIQDALRGVDEAAKGNGANLNKLLITSSSLLDNPDQAIADVGSIVRNVVQLTEMLKQSRPPLKEILLELKETTPYLVNTLAGTSGLVEPIGDLVFLASQLEVELGDEIQLGLDTAGDALRHLSPHYKGIANLLNPVPRFINTFSSYVNNHEFDAIAWSPPIFRISTPNGLALCGAMNASMPGSCADVNGQPHAVDVALLQYVLTEVQRR
- a CDS encoding MlaD family protein translates to MAVAAVLLLSSCASLNVNAIPIPGNSYSHGYDIIIEFENILNLPDRAKVVMDGTKVGVVKGVALTSHGVDVTARIDSGVAVPSDIHSVMQQATVLGDTYIALEAALDALPTAPPLRAGGRIPAAHTTSPPQLEDTLANMANFVGSGAIQRAQNTLIKINRITPPRPEIRAMASRVALDLSDVSKNIDDVDLWLRGVSETANVLEANAPELGRWFTPQGVTDFHHNFILSHYLAPIVPTLGTIYYNGYWLTPALTALADSAEAFQHSKWAFDEEVPRWQHLFTDYFLPERRYPAINITSIKGPDGRELSGNIQEVLRMIGAMP
- a CDS encoding MlaD family protein, which codes for MPEITQSPRLLGAITLAIVVVAAAVVGYVYVRPPNHQIISFYTDDAASIRPQDTVRIAGIVVGTVEGLSLEANHVRVRASVDKNAFIGDQSQVQVRMLTVIGGYYITVIPLGNVPLGDRPIPKERVTTPYTLIQALTGTTKITENVAPKPIEENIDQLQQGLRGTNVDSVASVLNAGNAITSMLERQRGQITEILQLTDEYIDRLTKYRERLQEYIRKIAILEQALVLEGKAFADSILGIGGVLEMLKPVVDLYDTHRQDFVEKIRSLLGEFRTIVSRNGLVVRLLGRVHDRMERALDRQNNFVRPELLATDICIPTHGSPC
- a CDS encoding Mammalian cell entry related domain protein, translated to MTILHASAESETRTLTRVGAIAVLALVITTTFLLLAKPFDSRPRNVISVVIEAAYVGHGVIADTPVIMHGVKIGRVVSVANNAGGGVRLQTDLQRDPTRGLTDAMGIDYRPSNYFGVTAINIIPVQGGRPLKSGMQIKVKPEGNFSLQALLYRLGELSNGVFNQRLISVIERSTRYVDGLNPLLETALIVGNSIAKVQTVSSEQLLRNATGISVAFPGFLSAIIGTGKDIYHTGYAGFNLEAVKKRNRYYPTWDENRKRHLEEMYRMFTENLSNDKWFEYSHDQILNIAKTDLFLRVGYLEGSHINELFPVLESVRTLADTVPKILSPDSFAYTITEMRRRLERMYEGSGEQRALQVRLILDRVPGVAAPLGLATGSHQ
- a CDS encoding MlaD family protein, whose product is MKARSALWRFVLASIVSSLLLFVIANAIKQPVDATTRTYKAEFTDVSGLSDGADVRVRGVAVGKVEAIELKRSGGRSIALVRLTMDKRFSIVPVSRLAVRYQALTGLRYIDVRNASEGNSGGNLVTNVPTTMTQPSFDITVLFNGLQPVLATLSPEEINSFTENALAFLQGDGNGLGPMLDSINKLSALVTNRQEVVSTIVRNLASLAEDTQGRSQYLTKILDEVELPINQVLQVVDEFRKAQISGPAFTRVVMRLLAAIGVRPGIDANTALDRAFTNVYTSIEALKRTPVIWDNIPPPPENGAPVPCSHGRAQLPEAMDVLIQGQRVVLCQK